In Phlebotomus papatasi isolate M1 chromosome 1, Ppap_2.1, whole genome shotgun sequence, the following proteins share a genomic window:
- the LOC129799957 gene encoding histone-lysine N-methyltransferase ash1 isoform X2, which translates to MDSSSSSSDSDGTSSSSESDSSTSSGHQKHRKSPTQAPQFSVTSSDKSGLKMKIAAIPRGVNSSQKALNNNSSPTGKANDKKKAKSTKANVASTSKKSTTDASSTSSCCSACNGSESDSSSDENTNNQQKSQKKQKKLRRKKANRSASTSSGGRTDSSDSESSDEVLQEINPEDLAAILPSENFNEFDAPTTTTTATTSSSAVHATNSATLATHVTTTTTTSTRFGQQTKAVPSNVSTSLADPCVDGGSSSDMELPAIVSAAIQLVENCSDSEAGGGKPVAPPVTYNSPLLLDFMVKTQMLGKSSTGLDEAPGKDETKGMVVSQVASGTGEKGGAGAGGGSVGKVESESQGLAAASSVTKVSLGAVAGESKENVPAVDVKRKRGRPKKNPTAIVEKVAAAAAPSVAAASAAKATSGSPDSGILSITQSPSHSPKIEGPKRGSTRNSASVGSAKKIESVPVVVTRKTPIPTTPTKINIASLDKSMYATERVLYPPRGRKRGPGRPPNKSKEAKKEESVDPAWKKIDINKKFRRPSVSGYKSDGGTVCSKVLASQCGYTSDYGAVRRSRLSGYRSDYSTKSKKSGYRSDYSVKAKSCGYRSDCSIRHRKKVRRKRRTKTSHKSAVTEQDILQLAGLSLGQSSEENSLEAPAVAVIKPNENLFAAATFNGAFGLDRKLSLNPTGQTAPAAAAVSEGKRSLKSSQNHSFFAQASNSKMSFKEATRSRGIAGNSVDSSKKLTDFVGRVKSLSTFGSMSAGKSKGAAKKIDDSVCSFGSFLQQQQSITAPKVRENSNLSKSPARTATIRSRRSSAVSRCSSRSARSTMSRHHLKRRRRKRLRSRNESVASRVTDSKFLQELDQLIATFTVACHISANDKNPTKEVPPKTTSKRSTKKRKVTETADSPSTSVGGGGSGGKRRHKKAQSTQSPDDHKLPLKKRHYLLAPGERSESKLMAEDAKNGDSGKMPPRAVTPKKRHLIEKQDPPSIITNEISSAIKSSNSPITIDTKTTDSSEVSVVDSGTNLRSRRSDIVTRKKNRLEGLVSKMQASPSGESSSGKSHPGRPSVISKIPSAPPPGVFEPSIDLELQIPVSTIVIPSLVTKTEALDSPRVTESIGTVDTNESLLKKTEKVVETLLSKTTGQLSKRKRRKAINRTGFPSVKKRKKIAVRDNTSELSWNGNVKEVQASPKVQPLTVENVKKITENCDRVPKIGETADTFVERNTRPRLSVVSLEKLQGKIPEESSSNRMVVNPFGLDRKTRKSVANGEIADGGKRQLRTRNRDENEVKKRDRDSSQDSGSISTIAKKLKEEETAKGRDLSSDNEPLINLVKTNERKRTRRKGASALIDNLTPNEVLPDSAKRTRLQSEIEKKNKLEAEMQPVVKLESMEGSAGIILSKRTASRASSAALLSSSSVDRSPRPKSRMELKLSPLVVSRETSKESTKGGGVPKEMSLKVSLRLPQERVQEMRKDLPKEVSKVAPKEAGKVVPKEATKVATKEATKVTKDATKIVPKEPTKVASKEQTKVTTKEATKFTAKEATKVTTKEATKVTTKEATKVTTKEATKVAPKEVTKVAPKEPIKVATKELSKVALKESSKVAPKEPPKVASKEPVKVAPKEPSKITPNELLKELPRESERASRYKRANSIAGPLVECPTNLTGATAKVQEKDKQQPEKEKAKERTVKTKETDREKDKERSHIKTRTTRDKSTEKKSVDIDEISLAKRQQTTKVVPKIPMTLPKKMEKEKPQQVQKDANVQELIAKIKTPEVRSKSDGKSSTNTPVSPQMIEELEQEPLPINEGPLGMVSRDESPVSVTSEKSGKKFSRWKKKYLNAGLLSDTYKEDDGRKHNRGEDSQPQMLLPPPPYCERFFRKTQRDFLLPYDLWWAHENQKLPCRNSVPSWNYKKIRTNVYIDVRANPRTDQPSCSCKPDSGCGEDCLNRVVYTECSTETCPCGDKCQNTKIQRHEYSPGLERYMTPNKGWGVRTRLPIRKGNFILEYVGEVVTEREFKDRMATLYVRDTHHYCLHLDGGLVIDGHRMGSDGRFVNHSCAPNCEMQKWSVNGLPRMVLFAARDIKAGEELTYDYNFALFNPAEGQPCLCESSSCRGVIGGKSQRIKPMIDQQTSQSKSTSNSDDNSSRGRSRKRTAKKNQFQNTGKDRSGTPLFQVPTNKELVIIKESHCFLMRNLGKIRRLKERLTQQPQASVPSPITLLTRITELRVPRNIRTRGLTVGDHDPQIDRMAKMAAIFKDLCRDICSFKESGPHPAINKLALPAKKKLPQYYETVTKPIDMGQIELNVERGVYKNPATFDDDIQRLFKNALQFYSAGSDEAKAAQSLLTLFTNKKQLVYEQLLEIVDDKDSLRSYKRSKINELVLKAEPNEDVIQCICGLFKDEGLMIQCSDCQVWQHTECTKADTEAESYRCEKCDPRPVNLEIPLEEFTDEGYRYYLSLLRGDLHVRQSDTVYVLRDIPMSPDPKNPNLPPRKHTYETIGDIDYNECDIFRVERLWKDNNGKRFVFGHHYLRPHETYHEPTRKFYPNEVVRVPLYEVVPIELIMARCWVLDPATYCKGRPVDSDEAHIYICELRVDKGARLFAKVSKQAYPICTKSYAFRKFEQKLKISRTYAPHDLGPVPPKPKKRKEEVPIASRKNSTSIIQLMPPPPKTLNEKRSRLEDTLTRLMNRLKSTKPESLPAMDLSYLLTGRGARQRRANATSVPV; encoded by the exons GCCAATCGAAGTGCATCGACAAGTAGTGGTGGTCGAACGGATTCAAGTGATTCAGAATCGAGTGATGAAGTTCTCCAAGAGATTAATCCAGAAGATTTGGCAGCTATACTGCCAAGtgagaatttcaatgaatttgatgcaccaacaacaacaacaacagcaACAACATCATCAAGTGCAGTACATGCCACAAATTCGGCCACATTGGCAACACATGTCACCACGACAACAACAACATCAACAAGATTTGGTCAACAAACAAAGGCAGTACCATCGAATGTTTCGACATCCCTTGCTGATCCATGTGTTGATGGTGGATCATCGAGTGATATGGAATTGCCGGCAATTGTTAGTGCGGCCATTCAATTGGTGGAAAATTGTTCGGATTCGGAGGCTGGTGGTGGAAAGCCAGTAGCTCCGCCGGTTACGTACAATTCGCCCCTTTTGCTGGATTTTATGGTGAAGACACAAATGCTTGGGAAATCAAGTACAGGACTCGATGAGGCCCCGGGGAAGGATGAAACAAAGGGAATGGTTGTGTCTCAGGTGGCAAGTGGAACGGGGGAAAAAGGGGGAGCAGGGGCAGGAGGAGGGAGTGTTGGGAAAGTGGAGAGTGAATCTCAGGGTTTAGCAGCAGCGTCTTCCGTGACAAAGGTGAGTTTGGGAGCTGTGGCAGGAGAGAGTAAAGAAAATGTACCTGCAGTTGATGTTAAGAGGAAACGCGGAAGACCAAAGAAGAATCCGACAGCAATTGTTGAAAAAGTTGCAGCAGCAGCGGCACCTTCTGTAGCAGCAGCTTCAGCTGCAAAAGCCACAAGTGGCTCTCCGGattcgggaattctttcaataacCCAAAGTCCATCGCATTCACCGAAAATTGAAGGACCAAAACGGGGTAGTACGCGAAATTCTGCAAGTGTTGGGAGTGCGAAAAAAATTGAATCAGTGCCAGTTGTCGTCACGCGAAAAACACCAATTCCCACGACACCAACAAAGATCAATATTGCCAGTTTGGATAAGAGTATGTATGCCACAGAGAGGGTACTGTATCCGCCAAGGGGTAGAAAAAGGGGTCCCGGGAGGCCACCGAATAAATCCAAGGAGGCCAAGAAGGAGGAAAGTGTCGATCCGGCATGGAAGAAGATTgatatcaataaaaaattccGAAGACCAAGTGTCAGTGGATATAAAAGTGACGGTGGTACGGTATGTAGTAAAGTTTTGGCATCACAGTGTGGTTATACGAGTGACTATGGGGCTGTTAGGAGAAGTCGTTTGTCCGGCTATCGCAGTGATTACAGTACAAAGAGTAAAAAAAGTGGCTACAGAAGTGACTACAGTGTTAAGGCAAAAAGTTGTGGATATCGTAGTGATTGTAGTATCAGGCATAGGAAGAAGGTTAGAAGAAAACGTCGTACAAAGACAAGTCACAAGTCAGCAGTGACTGAGCAGGATATTTTGCAATTGGCTGGACTTAGTCTTGGACAATCCAGTGAGGAAAATAGCCTAGAAGCTCCAGCAGTGGCTGTCATTAAGCCCAATGAGAATCTCTTTGCAGCAGCAACATTCAATGGTGCTTTTGGATTGGATAGAAAACTCTCATTGAATCCCACTGGACAGACAGCTCCTGCTGCTGCTGCAGTTAGCGAAGGAAAACGCTCTCTAAAATCCAGTCAAAATCATTCCTTCTTTGCTCAAGCCAGCAATTCCAAGATGTCCTTCAAGGAAGCCACAAGAAGTCGAGGCATTGCTGGAAATTCTGTCGATAGTTCCAAGAAATTGACAGATTTTGTGGGAAGAGTCAAATCTCTGTCGACTTTTGGTTCAATGTCAGCTGGAAAATCCAAAGGAGCTGCCAAGAAGATCGATGACTCTGTCTGCTCCTTTGGAAGTTTCCTGCAGCAGCAGCAATCAATAACTGCCCCAAAAGTCCGTGAAAATAGCAACTTGAGTAAATCTCCAGCTAGAACTGCCACAATTCGCTCAAGACGTTCTTCAGCTGTCAGCAGATGTAGTAGTCGATCCGCCAGATCAACAATGTCAAGGCATCATCTGAAGCGTCGACGGAGAAAGAGATTGCGTTCCAGGAATGAAAGTGTAGCTAGTCGTGTGACAGATTCAAAATTTCTACAAGAATTGGATCAATTGATAGCCACTTTTACCGTGGCTTGCCATATTAGTGCAAATGACAAGAATCCAACGAAAGAAGTACCTCCAAAAACCACATCAAAGCGTAGTACGAAAAAGCGAAAAGTAACAGAAACTGCTGATTCACCGTCAACAAGCGTCGGAGGTGGTGGCAGTGGTGGCAAAAGGCGTCACAAAAAGGCACAATCCACCCAAAGTCCAGATGATCACAAATTGCCACTCAAGAAGCGACACTATTTGCTGGCACCGGGTGAAAGGAGTGAGAGTAAATTGATGGCGGAAGATGCTAAAAATG GTGATTCTGGGAAAATGCCACCAAGAGCAGTGACGCCAAAGAAGAGGCATCTCATTGAGAAACAAGATCCACCATCGATAATCACAAATGAAATATCATCAGCCATAAAATCAAGCAATTCACCAATAACAATTGACACAAAAACGACAGATTCGAGTGAGGTGAGTGTTGTTGATTCGGGCACAAATTTGAGAAGTCGTCGATCAGATATTGTTACGAGGAAAAAGAATCGTCTCGAAGGTCTGGTATCAAAGATGCAGGCATCACCTTCGGGTGAGAGTAGCAGTGGAAAAAGTCATCCGGGTAGACCATCGGTTATCAGTAAAATTCCATCTGCTCCACCTCCGGGTGTTTTTGAGCCATCAATTGATCTTGAATTGCAAATTCCCGTCTCTACAATTGTTATTCCGAGTCTTGTGACAAAAACTGAAGCTCTTGATTCGCCCAGAGTGACAGAATCCATTGGAACTGTTGATACCAATGAGAGTTTACTGAAGAAGACTGAAAAGGTCGTTGAGACACTTCTCAGCAAAACAACGGGACAATTGTCAAAGAGGAAGAGACGAAAGGCGATCAATCGTACGGGATTTCCGAGTGTGAAGAAGAGAAAGAAGATTGCTGTGAGGGACAATACGTCAGAGTTATCCTGGAATGGAAATGTTAAAGAAGTTCAAGCATCGCCAAAAGTTCAGCCTCTAACAGTTGAGAATGTCAAGAAGATCACAGAGAATTGTGATCGTGTTCCGAAAATTGGGGAAACGGCGGATACATTTGTTGAACGAAATACCCGTCCGAGATTGTCTGTGGTGAGCCTGGAGAAGCTTCAGGGTAAAATACCTGAAGAATCTTCTTCCAATCGAATGGTAGTTAATCCATTTGGACTGGATCGAAAGACACGAAAGAGTGTAGCTAATGGAGAAATTGCAGATGGGGGAAAACGTCAACTGAGAACGAGAAATCGCGATGAGAATGAAGTGAAAAAAAGAGATCGGGATAGTTCTCAGGATAGTGGTAGTATTTCCACAATTGCCAAGAAATTGAAGGAAGAAGAGACTGCTAAGGGACGTGATTTGTCATCAGACAATGAACCCCTAATCAATCTTGTGAAAACCAATGAGCGCAAACGAACCCGAAGGAAGGGTGCAAGTGCTCTCATTGATAACCTAACACCTAATGAAGTTCTTCCGGATTCGGCCAAAAGAACTCGTCTTCAGAGTGAAATTGAGAAGAAGAATAAGTTGGAAGCAGAAATGCAACCTGTTGTTAAGTTGGAATCCATGGAAGGATCTGCTGGAATAATTTTGAGTAAGAGAACAGCATCTAGAGCATCTTCAGCTGCTCTGTTGTCATCATCGAGTGTTGATCGATCACCACGTCCAAAATCGAGGATGGAACTCAAATTGAGTCCGCTGGTTGTGTCTAGGGAAACATCTAAGGAGAGCACTAAAGGAGGAGGAGTTCCCAAAGAAATGTCCCTCAAGGTTTCACTGAGACTTCCGCAGGAACGCGTTCAAGAAATGCGAAAAGATTTGCCTAAAGAAGTTTCTAAGGTTGCCCCTAAGGAAGCAGGCAAGGTTGTTCCTAAGGAGGCAACCAAGGTTGCTACTAAGGAGGCAACCAAGGTTACTAAGGACGCAACCAAGATTGTTCCTAAAGAGCCAACAAAGGTTGCTTCTAAGGAACAAACTAAGGTTACGACAAAGGAAGCAACCAAGTTTACTGCAAAGGAAGCAACCAAGGTTACTACTAAGGAAGCAACCAAGGTTACTACTAAAGAAGCAACCAAGGTTACTACAAAGGAAGCAACCAAGGTTGCTCCTAAGGAAGTAACCAAGGTTGCTCCTAAGGAACCAATCAAGGTGGCAACTAAAGAGCTTTCGAAGGTTGCCCTTAAAGAGTCTTCCAAGGTTGCTCCTAAGGAACCCCCTAAGGTTGCGTCTAAGGAACCAGTCAAAGTTGCCCCTAAAGAACCGTCTAAGATTACCCCTAATGAACTCCTAAAAGAACTTCCGAGAGAGTCTGAACGAGCTTCGAGATACAAAAGGGCTAATTCAATAGCAGGACCTTTGGTTGAGTGTCCAACAAATCTAACTGGTGCCACAGCCAAAGTTCAAGAGAAGGACAAGCAGCAACCAGAAAAGGAGAAGGCCAAAGAAAGAACTGTCAAAACGAAGGAGACTGATAGAGAAAAAGACAAAGAAAGGAGTCACATCAAGACCCGAACTACAAGGGACAAGAGTACGGAGAAGAAGTCGGTTGATATTGATGAGATTAGCCTGGCAAAACGTCAACAAACTACAAAGGTTGTGCCGAAAATTCCAATGACGCTGCCtaagaaaatggaaaaagagAAACCCCAGCAAGTTCAGAAAGACGCCAATGTTCAGGAATTGATAGCCAAAATAAAAACACCAGAAGTTAGAAGTAAGTCTGACGGTAAATCTTCAACAAATACTCCAGTATCTCCTCAAATGATTGAGGAACTTGAACAAGAACCTCTTCCAATAAACGAAGGACCATTGGGAATGGTATCAAGGGATGAATCTCCTGTGAGTGTAACGAGTGAGAAGAGTGGAAAGAAATTTTCGAGATGGAAGAAAAAGTACTTGAATGCAGGACTTCTGTCGGATACTTACAAAGAAGATGACGGCAGGAAGCACAATAGGGGCGAAGATTCTCAGCCTCAGATGCTCCTGCCTCCTCCGCCGTACTGCGAACGTTTCTTCCGGAAGACTCAAAGGGATTTCCTGCTGCCGTATGATCTGTGGTGGGCCCATGAGAATCAAAAGTTGCCGTGCAGGAATAGTGTACCCAGTTGGAATTACAAGAAAATCCGTACAAATGTTTACATAGACGTCAGAGCAAATCCTCGCACAGATCAACCATCGTGCAGTTGCAAACCGGATTCGGGATGTGGAGAAGATTGCCTGAATCGTGTTGTATATACAGAATGTAGTACAGAAACGTGTCCATGTGGTGACAAGTGTCAAAATACAAAGATTCAGAGGCATGAATATTCTCCTGGTTTGGAGAGGTACATGACACCCAACAAAGGATGGGGCGTAAGAACTCGTCTGCCTATTCGAAAGGGTAACTTCATTCTGGAATACGTAGGTGAAGTTGTAACAGAGCGGGAGTTCAAAGATCGCATGGCAACTCTTTACGTACGTGACACTCATCACTACTGCCTCCATCTCGATGGGGGTTTGGTGATTGATGGACATCGAATGGGAAGCGATGGACGCTTCGTCAATCATTCCTGCGCACCGAATTGTGAAATGCAGAAGTGGAGTGTCAACGGTTTACCAAGGATGGTGCTTTTTGCAGCACGTGACATCAAAGCAGGCGAAGAGTTGACGTATGACTACAACTTTGCTCTGTTCAATCCTGCCGAAGGTCAGCCGTGTCTCTGCGAGAGTTCATCATGTCGGGGAGTGATTGGAGGGAAATCTCAGAGGATCAAACCTATGATTGATCAACAGACATCTCAGTCTAAATCCACAAGCAATAGTGATGACAATTCTTCGCGTGGTAGATCACGAAAGAGGACAGCAAAGaagaatcaattccagaatacgGGAAAAGATCGTTCGGGAACTCCGCTGTTCCAGGTGCCCACGAACAAGGAGTTAGTCATCATCAAGGAGAGTCACTGCTTCCTCATGAGAAATCTCGGAAAG ATTCGCCGATTGAAGGAACGTTTAACTCAGCAACCTCAAGCCTCAGTCCCATCACCCATTACACTCCTTACGCGTATTACAGAACTCCGTGTTCCGCGAAATATCCGAACACGAGGTCTAACTGTGGGCGATCATGATCCACAGATTGATCGAATGGCCAAAATGGCGGCGATCTTTAAAGATCTCTGTCGGGATATTTGTAGTTTCAAGGAGTCTGGGCCACATCCGGCCATCAATAAATTAGCTCTTCCGGCAAAGAAAAAACTGCCACAGTACTATGAGACAGTAACAAAGCCCATTGATATGGGGCAGATTGAGTTGAATGTAGAACGTGGAGTGTACAAAAATCCAGCAACATTTGATGATGATATTCAGAGACTCTTTAAGAATGCTTTGCAATTTTATTCTGCTGGTTCGGATGAGGCAAAAGCCGCACAATCTCTCCTGACGCTATTCACAAACAAAAAACAATTGGTTTATGAGCAATTGCTTGAGATTGTGGATGATAAGGATTCCCTCAGGAGCTATAAGAGATCAAAGATTAATGAGTTGGTGCTGAAAGCAGAGCCAAATGAGGATGTTATTCAGTGTATTTGTGGGTTATTTAAGGATGAAGGACTCATGATTCAGTGTTCAGATTGTCAAGTGTGGCAGCACACAGAATGCACAAAAGCCGATACAGAAGCTGAGAGTTATCGGTGTGAAAAGTGCGATCCCAGACCTGTTAATCTTGAGATTCCTCTGGAGGAATTCACAGATGAGGGTTACAGGTACTATTTGTCCCTCCTTCGGGGTGATCTGCATGTGAGACAGAGTGATACTGTGTATGTCCTTCGGGATATTCCAATGTCACCTGATCCCAAGAATCCCAATCTCCCTCCACGGAAGCATACGTATGAGACAATTGGTGACATTGATTACAATGAATGCGATATCTTTCGCGTGGAGAGACTGTGGAAGGATAACAATGGGAAACGCTTTGTCTTTGGTCATCACTATTTGCGTCCACATGAGACTTATCATGAGCCCACGAGGAAGTTCTATCCCAATGAAGTTGTCCGTGTGCCACTGTACGAAGTAGTTCCCATTGAATTGATCATGGCGAGATGTTGGGTTCTCGATCCGGCCACTTACTGCAAGGGACGTCCCGTGGACAGCGATGAAGCTCACATTTACATTTGCGAGCTGAGAGTGGACAAGGGAGCTCGCCTATTTGCCAAGGTTTCCAAGCAGGCCTATCCCATCTGCACCAAGAGTTACGCTTTTCGAAAATTTGAGCAGAAACTGAAGATCTCACGGACGTATGCG CCTCATGATTTAGGACCAGTTCCGCCCAAACCGAAGAAACGCAAAGAAGAAGTACCAATTGCTTCGAGAAAGAATTCCACATCAATCATTCAATTGATGCCACCTCCACCAAAa actCTCAATGAGAAGAGGAGTCGCCTGGAGGACACTCTGACGCGTCTGATGAATCGCCTGAAGAGTACTAAGCCAGAAAGTTTACCGGCCATGGATCTGTCGTATTTGTTGACGGGAAGGGGAGCACGACAGCGTCGCGCTAATGCCACAAGTGTGCCTGTTTGA